The genomic DNA TAACAAACTTAATAGGTAATTAACTGACAATAATGCCCTAATTGTACCGAAAAACTCGTTCACTTTCACCTTAAATTGATGGCTCTACCCCTCACTTACCTATGAGCACTACTGATAAAAAACCCACTTCTTTGACAAAATAAATCTAAATTTTCATCAAGGCTGTGACAGATAAGACCAGAAGTACAACCACTGTAACTTACTGTTTTAAGGCATTTAGCACCCCGTAGACAACAATTAACCTAAAAAAGTTCCATTCATTTATATAATTTTACTTCCATTAGTTGCATGTTTTAGATTAAATCTTCACCGAAACTCAGCCCTTTTATAGGTGAAACGCCTTACATTACAACAACTTAACCAAGATCTTGACCAAGGCTTTGTTTAGGATGTAGGGTATGTCTCATCAATTTTTATTGGACAAATACAATCAAGGATTTGGAAATGAATAAGAAAATTATTGCTCTAGCAGTAGCAGCAGCTGCATGTGCCACTCAAGCATCAGCCGTTGAATTATACAACCAAGATGGATCTACTTTCTCTATCGGTGGTCACGTTGCGATAAGTGCTAAAGGTAACTCTGATGTTGGTGGTACTGATCTTATCTCTAACTCACCACGTATTAACTTCAATGCTACACAAGACCTAGGTAATGGTTTTACAGCTGATGCTAAAGGTGAATGGTCACTTAACTACCTTGACGGTGGCGAAAATTCATTCACTACTCGTCTTGGTTACATTGGTGTATCTCACGACGTATACGGTCGTGCTGTAGCGGGTACGCAGTGGGCTCCGTACTACGATGTTGCTGGTGTTACTGATATGCCTATCGCATTTGCCAATGACTTCCTATACGACAACCATGGCGCGCTAGGTACTGGCCGTGCAGAAAACATGGTTTCTTACCGTAACGATTTCCAACTAAATGACAACCTATCTATCTTTGGTGGCCTAGGTCTACAAGACGGTGCAACTGCTGGCTTCGACAACCGTGGCCAAGTAGCTATCGGTGTAAACTTCGCTGACTTCATGGTTGGTTATGCATACACTGCAGGTGATCGTACCGACGGTCTAACTAGCAAAGAAGATGCTACTTCTCACGCACTTTCAGCTAAATACGGTTCATACGGTGACGGAGTTTACGTTGCAGGCGTTTACACTATCAACGAATACATGAACGGAACAACTAACTACAATACTAATGCTAGCACTGCTGATGTATTAGATGACTCTAACGGCATGGAGTTTATCGTTGCATACGCCTTCGCTAACAGCCTAAACCTATCTATTAACTACGAAACTCTTCAAAGCAATGACAAGAAAGTTGTAGATGGTACTGTATACAGCCAAATGGCATTCCAAGCCGAGTATAACATTACTCCTACATTCGTTGGCTTTGCTGGTTACCAACTAGACCTTGGTTCTGACCTAAACAAAGAAGAAAACGACATGTGGAACCTTGGTGTTCGTTACTACCTATAATGGTAGAAAAACTATAATAGCCTGACTACACAACTTGCTATTAAAACACCTGCCTATTGGCAGGTGTTTTTGTTTATACTGTAATTTAAATAGCTTCAGCTTTGTTAGGAATGCCATGCGCGCTTTTATTCTACTACTGACCTGTGTCACTTTTATCGCCTCAGCGTCAATTATCACGCCGTATGAAATCTTACCGCAAGGACATTTATCCAGCGTCATTGTGACACATGACTCCGAGGTAAAAGTATCCACTAATGCACAACAACTTTTTCCACCCGCCAGCACCCTAAAGTTAATCACCGCCTTAGCTGCCAAGCTTCACTGGAAAAATGGCCATCAATTTTCGACGCAACTGTTTAAGCAAGGCTCAGATTACAGCCTTCGCTTTTCAGGCGATCCTAGCCTCAAACGAAGTGATCTTGAGGTATTGTTAAGTGAGTTAAAAGGGCACACTATCGCAGGTAATTTGTATCTCGACGGTTCTCTCTTTACCGGTTACGACCGTGGTGTAGGTTGGCCATGGGATGTCCTTGGTGTGTGTTACGCAGCGCCTGCTTCAGCATTAACTTTAGATGGCAATTGCGTACAAGCCTCGATTAGCACATTAAAAGACGGCACCACTTCAGTCTTCGTGCCTAAGCATCAACCTATTATCGTAAAAAACCAAGTTAAGACTGTTTCTAAAGAAGAAAAAGAGCGCAGTTACTGTAACTTAGATCTTGTGACATCACCGAACAACAGTTATACGTTAAGCGGTTGTTTAACCTATCGAAATACCCCTTTGCCCCTTAAATTTGCCGTGCAGTCTCCTAGCCTTTACCTTAAAAAAAACGTTGCTGATATTCTTAAACGACAAGGGACTAAGGTGCAAGGGAAGATAATGCTCGGTCAAACGGATCAGCAGGCGGTATTGCTCGCACAACATCACTCAGCCCCTTTAAACCAGCTGCTTGAATTTATGCTTCACAAATCTGACAACCTCTATGCAGATAACATTACTAAACAACTTGGGGCGGACTTATATGGCAAGAAAGGAAGCTTTAAAAGTGGCACATCTGCGATAACAGAGATCTTACTCAAACAAACGGGGATCGATTTATCCAATGGGATTTTAGAAGACGGTTCAGGCTTGTCCAGAAACAACCGTATCTCGCCACATACCATGATGGACGTTCTGCAATATATAAAGGATCATGATAAACAGTTGCACCTGATCAGCTTACTTGCGACATCCGGTGTAGACGGTACATTAAAGCATCGACCCAGCATGCGTATTTCACCGATTAAAGGGCAAATCAAAGCAAAAAGTGGCTCACTATTTGGTAGCCATAATATGGTTGGTTACGTCTATGACAAGCAAGGCAATATCCAATATACCTTTGTGCAATATGTCACTAACTATCATCCAAAATCGACCAAGAAAGGCGCTGAACCGGCCATCACTCGTTTTGAGAAAGCGTTTTACCAGTCAATGATTGAACCGAAAATAACGCCATAGTGAGTGCTTGCACAGTAGGGGCATTTCCTGCCCCTACTCAAGCGATGACATCATGCAATATCGAGAAAGTAATTCACTACGTTGAAGTAAATCCACATTCCAGAAATATCCACGATCGAAGCCAGTACAGGACTAACAAGTACCGCAGGATCCAGCTTAAAGGCCCGTGCAATAATCGGTAGTACGCCACCGAGCGTGGTGGAGATGGAGATCTGAATAAACAAAGCAACCGCAATCGCTAACGCGATCATATTTAGGTCGTAACCTGCGGTGGAAACCCCCTCACTAAATAATAGAATGCGTCCCACCATCACCAGCGCAATAACCAAACCTATGCACAGCGCTACGCGACTTTCTTTCCATAGCACAGACAACCACTGTCGCTTCTTTAACTCTCCTGTGGCTAACGCTCGAATGACCAGTGTCGCCGATTGAGTACCCGTGTTGCCTCCGGCAGCGGCAATGACCGGCATATAGATAGCCAATAGCACTAATTGACTCAAGGTATCTTCATAACTGGCTATAATCAGGCCAGATACAATGCCCATTAATGCTAAACCAATAATCCAGCCTATACGTTGCTGTACATGGGCTAGCACTCCTGTAGAAAGGTAGCCTTTATGGGGCTCAGCTTCTGAGCGGATAAATCCTAATTGATGTGCGAAATGACGCGCTCTTACATCCTCACCAATGACTTCTAGTTCGGCAATAATATGCTGAACAAAAGCCACAGAGCATTGATTTAAGATCGCTACCGCCTCTTCTATAGGCATCACTTTAAGCAGTCTCACCTGCTGTTTTTCTTCATACTCCCAAAATGCGCTTGTGGCTGCGCAAATTTCCTCACGAGAAAAGGTATTAATATCGTGAGCTAACGTTGTGTTCATTACCGTCATGGCGAATCTCCCGATTAGCTGTGTCAACATCAGCTAGGTAAAAGCTAATATAAATGGGGTAACGACCATCGAAATAGCACCCAGCTTTCGCTGCAATAGCAAAACTAAAGGCGGTATTAGCGACTAGAATATAAGGAGAAAAATGTATAGGGAATGGGGGCTTTATTTGCATTCTCTACCGCGAAGGCAGAGACGAACAACGAATACATACCGACAGCGAGCTATTTTTCTCCCTTTATACTAGGAGGATGGTCGGTAGTGTTCATAGTGTTCTCCAAAGGTTACTGGGATGCCCCAGCGGCGCGTAATATAACAAAAATCAGACTTGCTTCACAAGTTCACAAAATGAAAAAAGGCGCCTAAAAGGCGCCTATTAATTAAAACTTACAACTTAAGCTACTTGAAGGTTAGACGAGCAAACTTACGCTTACCCACTTGGAAAACAAACGTGCCTGCTTGAGGAACAAACTTGCTGTCTGTGATTTTCTCACCATCAATTTTAGCCGCGCCTTGTTTAACCATACGCATGGCTTCTGAAGAAGATGCGCATAAGCCCGCTTCTTTCATTAAGTTGCTTACCGGACGACCGACCTCGAATTCAAACTCAGGCATCTCATCAGGAATAGCCCCTTTTTGGAAGCGATTAATAAACTCTTGCTCTGCCGCTTCTGCATCTGCTGGCGAATGGAAACGTGCGATGATTTCTTTGGCTAACAAAATCTTAATATCGCGAGGGTTTGTGCCATTTTCTACGTCAGCTTTAAATTGTTCAATTTCTGCCAAAGGACGGAAAGAGAGCAATTCATAGTAGCTCCACATTAATACATCGGAGATGGACATGATTTTACCAAACATTTCTGTTGGTACATCACTCACACCAATGTAGTTATGAGATGACTTAGACATTTTCTTCTCGCCATCAAGACCGACAAGAAGAGGCATCATTAATACACTTTGAGGCTTTTGTCCGTGTGCTTTTTGCAATTCACGTCCCATCAGCAAGTTAAACTTCTGATCGGTACCGCCTAGCTCAACGTCTGTTTCCATCGCTACAGAGTCATAACCTTGTAGTAATGGGTACATGAACTCATGAATAGCAATAGGTTGGCCGCCTGCATAGCGCTTTTTAAAATCATCGCGCTCTAACATGCGAGCCACAGTTTGGTTTGATGCCAAACGTAGCATCCCTTCTGCGCCTAAGTCACCTAACCACTTAGAGTTAAAGGCAATCTTGGTTTTCGCAGGATCTAAAATTTTAAACACTTGCTCTTTATACGTTTCCGCATTACGCAATACGTCTTCACGAGTCAAAGGTGGACGCGTAGTGTTTTTACCTGTTGGATCACCAACCATACCGGTGAAATCACCAATAAGGAAAGTCACATCATGACCAAGGTCTTGGAAAGTACGCAGTTTATTAAGAATCACTGTGTGACCAAGATGAATATCTGGTGCTGTTGGATCCGCGCCCAATTTAATACGTAGAGGACGACCTTCTTTTAACTTGGCGATTAACTCTGCTTCTGGAATCAACTCTTCAACGCCACGTTTGATTTCAGCTAAGGCAGCTTCGAAACTTGCCATACTAGTTTGCTCCCACAAAATCAGCAAAAAATATATCCCGACAGTGTACTTGAATAGCGAATAGTTTTGAAAGCAGTTAAACTAATCTAACACCAATTTTTTCACTGATTACTTAACGAATCGGGATATGCTGACCATTTTTCATCATTTACCTCTTTTGCACCGAGCGTTAATCTGCTGTTTTAGTGCCATTATCATCATTGCTGTGTTTTTACTCCCTGATCCTCGTAGCCTTCGCACTAAAGAAAGTCTCTATGAGGTGGGGCGTATTTACCCTATTGCCATGAACCCCGACAGCCTCTCTTCGCCTAAGAGGGAGCAACACAATGCAATAATGCGCTGGGAAACTCATAAAGTACGCTCAGGAGAAAGTGCCTCAGTCCTATTTAGTCGCCTTGGGTTGTCTCCGCGACTGTTACATACCATGGTCACAAGCGATGAGGCCATTAACAAACAACTGTCTCGCCTACGTCCTAATGATGAGTTGGTATTTGGTTATGATGATCAAAACAACCTCATCCAACTACAGCGTCAAATTAGCGCTTATGAAACCTTTAAAGCGGTCAAGGATGGGGACAAATTTAAAGCGGTTACCCATAAAAAAGAAGTGAATGTGCAGCTGAACTATGCCGAAGCGAGTATTAGTTCAAGCTTTTGGAATGCTGCCATTGATGCTCAACTCACCCCCAATCAAATTATGAGTGTGGCTGGAATTTTTGGTTGGGACATCGATTTTGCTTTGGATATTCGTCCCAATGATAGTTTTAAATTGCTTTTTGAAGAAAAGATAGTCGAAGGGGAATTCGTCGGATATGGCCGTATTTTGGCCGCACAATTCACCAACCAAGGGGATTCATTTACCGCTATTTTAGATGACGAAAGTGGCAACTATTACGATGAGAAAGGCCGAGCTATGAAAAAAGCCTTTCTTCGCTCTCCTGTGGATTTTCGTCGCGTCACCTCTAACTTTAACCCTAACCGACGCCACCCTGTGACAGGTAAAATCCGCGCTCATCGAGGTACAGATTACGCAGCCCCTGTTGGAACCCCAATTTACGCTGCCGGTGATGGCGTGGTGCTTAAATCTGGTTACAACCAATTTAATGGCAATTATGTCTTCATTAAGCACAGCAATATTTATATTACCAAGTATTTACACCTGCAAAAACGTCGCGTTAAAGGCGGGCAACGGGTTAAACAAGGGCAAACCATTGGCACTCTTGGGGGAACAGGTCGTGTCACTGGGCCACACCTGCATTACGAATTTTTAGTCAATGGCGTACATAAAAATGCACGCACCGTTAAACTACCAGAAGCTAAATCACTCAGCGGCAATAAGAAAAAAACCTTTATGACACTGGCAAGCCAACGCTTAGATGAGCTAAAACGCTATCAACACTTACTTACGGCCTCTATCAACTAATTAGGCTCAGTGATTTTCTCACTGAGCCTGATAAGATCTTGGCTTCTTTTCCCATAACTTAGCTTTGAGACGACTTATCTTTATTTAGCACAGCATCATTGCGGCTAAACATCAACAGACACGGGGTCAATACCAAGGTTAATACCGTGGCAAAAGCTAACCCTCCGGCAATAGCGGTGGCTAACTGTGTCCACCATTGAGTGCTTGGGGCGCCAATTTCTACTTTTTGGTGAATGAGATCGATATTAGTTTGTAACACCATTGGCATGAGTCCCAATATCGTTGTCACTGTGGTTAACATCACCGGACGCAGACGCTGAACACCGGTGCGTAAAATGGCCTGTTCTTTTGAGAAACCTCGGCGACGCAATTGATTAAACGTATCTATCAATACAATATTGTTGTTCACCACAATGCCTGCCAAAGCGATCACGCCAATACCGGACATCACAATACCAAAAGGGCGTTGGAATAATAATAAGCCAGCAAACACCCCGACCGTGGAAAACAGCACCGCACTTAGAATTAATAAAGCCTGGTAAAAGCTATTAAACTGAGTAATTAAAATCAATGCCATTACCGCTAACGCAGCCAAAAATGCGGACTGTAAAAAAGTGGATGAGTTTTGCTGCTCTTCGTTTTGTCCTTTTATGCGAAGTTCAATACTGTCAGGTAAGCCTAACTCTTGCAGTGCCTGCTGAATATGCGGTAACTCTATTGCTAAATTGTAACCCTCGCTCATGTCAGCCACCACATTAACAATGCGTCGACCATCTAAGCGGTTAATTGTATCTTGCTTTGGTTCGGCCTGTACTTTGGCAAAATTGGTTATAGGGACTAAGCCTGCTCGGGTTTTCACTCTTAACTCATCAAAACGGCCGATATCGCGTTTATCTTCTGGGTAACGCACCAAGATATCCACTTCATCATCAGTATCGTCAGGTAAGTAATCCCCCACTCTTAACCCGTTTGTTATGAACTGTACCGTGTTACCCACCAAAGACGCATCGGCACCAAACCGAGCGGCATCGGCACGGTTAACATCGATAGTCCAATCAATGCCCTCCTTACTAGAAGTATCACTAACGTTGGTTAATGCGGGGTTACCATCCGCCCATAAACGAATCCGTTTGGCGGCAGCATCAATGTCACTCACCTCTTTAGAGGTCACTTCAATAACCAGATCATTTTCCACCGGAGGGCCTGCATCTGGGAATTTGTATTCCACTTCGACACCCGCAATTAAATCACTTTTTTGCCTAAGATCTTCGATGATCTCTTTAACTGAGCGACGGTTCTGCCACTCCACAGGGGTCACTTGTATTGTGCCTATTTCATCTTGGCCACCGGTTCGAGTATAAACACTCTCTAATTCAGGGTTACCTATAATTTCCTTTTCTAGTTCGCGCATTATGCTGTCTTTTTCGGTAATCGACAGATCCCCATAAGAGCGCGCCTTAACATTAAAATACGGGGGATCCACTTCAGGGAAAAACTCTGCACCTAACCCTGCTTTGTTATAGGCGACGCCGACCCCCATCGCCAGTAACACTGCACTTAACAACACTTTAAGCGGATGTTGAATTGCAATGGCAAGAGTGTGGTAGTAGAGCTTAGTGATTCCTGTTGCTTTTGAAAAATCCCCCTCATGCAGTTGCTGCATTCTTGTTTGGGTGATGGCATTCATATACTGAGGTTTACCGATTAAACTGCCCAGAACCGGAACAAATACGAGAGCCATCAACAAAGAGGCGCTCAGTGTCGCAATTAAAGTTAATGGCAAATACTTCATAAATTCGCCAGTGGTATCTGGCCAAAACAGCAAAGGGGCAAAAGCGGCTAAAGTGGTGGCGGTTGAAGCCGTAATAGGCCAAGCCATACGCTTTGCTGCATCTCGATACGCCTTGTTTCGTGGGACGCCTTCTTGCATTTTTCGATCAGCAAACTCTGTCACCACTATCGCCCCATCCACTAACATGCCAACGGCCATAATCAAGGAAAATAACACCACGATATTGACCGTAAGACCGAATATAGATAGAACGAGTAAACCTGTTAGGAAAGAACCTGGGATGGATATTCCCACCAGCAAAGCAGTGCGTACACCCAATATGGCAATGATCACTATCACAACTAAAATAATGGCCGATAGCACATTATTCTGTAGATCCGTCAACATTTGATCGACATTTTTAGAATCATCATAAGTGTATTTGACCAGCAAATTATTTGGCCAGTCTGGCATTTTTTGCGCCTCAGCCAATACCGCTTTTACTATATCCACAGACTCGATAATATTTTCTCCAGCGCGCTTTTTTACATCTAATACCACCGCGCTTTCACCGTCTAAACGGGCAAAACTCTCGGGATCTCTAAAGGTTCGTCTTACGGAAGCCACGTCACCAAAAGTGATCACCTGCTTGCCATCCACCTTGACAGGTAATTCTAATACGTCTTTCAACGAGGAGAATACCGAAGGCACTTTTACAGAAAAACGCCCATACCCCGTATCAACAAAACCGGCGGCCACAACTCGGTTACTGGCGGCAATCAGATTATAGATATCCCCTTGATCTAAGCCGTAACTTTCCATCAGCAAAGGATCAACGACCACTTCCACGATATCTTCTCTGTCACCCGCAATATCCACTTCCAGTATCTGCTTAAAGCTCTCCAACTTATCTTGAATTTTACGGCCTATTTGCACTATGGTTCTTTGTGGAACGGTGCCGTACAAAGCCACCGATAATATCGGTTGTTCACTGGCTAAGGTGACTTCATTTACTGTAGGGTCATCACTCCCATCTGGAAGCTTGGATTTCACCAGATCCACCGCTTCGCGAACATCGGTCATCGCTTTATCTAAGTTACTGCCCGCCACAAACTCAAGGGTGACAGAGCCATGCCCTTCAGAGGCGGTTGAGGTCATTTTTTTCACCCCTTCAATAGAACGTAACTCTTGCTCTATTGGGCGAACTAACATGCGCTCTGCATCTAAAGGGGAGATCCCTTGATGCCCTACAGAAACGTAGATAATAGGAATAGTGATATCTGGGCTGGATTCTTTGGGTATGGTGATGTAGGTGTAAATCCCCGCGACAATGACCATAAACAGTAAAGTGAGTACAGTTCTCGAACGCGATAAAGCGGCTTCTATTATAGAATGCATAACCTACTCCCTACTGCTGAACGGCAATGACAGGATCACCATCACGTACAAATCCTTGTCCTTTGGTTATAATCTGGACACTCTCTCCCAGACCACTTAACCACACACCGTCTTGTTCTGCTTTAACGATTTGAATAGCGACAAAATAAACATGATCGTCTCTAAGAGTTTTAACCCCTAAGTTACCCGCCTCATCCAGTGCTAACATAGCAGGGGTCACTTTGACGGCCATTTGTGTTTCAAGCTCAACCTCTACCTCAGCACTGACTCCTGAAGGCAGCCTTTGATCTTGATTGGCTATTTCAATTTCGATGGGAAACGTATTGGTGGTTAGGGATGAGTTACGTGATACATAACGTAATCGACCTTCGATCTGTTCACCGCCTAATAACGTTATATTAGCGGCCTGTCCTTTCTGTATTCCTTGTATGTGGCGCTCACTGAGATCCGCCTCGATAATCAGTTTCTCGAGATCGATCAAATGGGCTACCTGATCGCCTTTGGCCACATAATCACCCAACTCAACATGCAAACGGTCAATCACTCCAGAAAATGGCGCTCGTATTACGCTATTCTTGAGCCCTAACCTCACATTAGCCACCGTTGCCTTAGCATTGGCGAGCTCAGCCTCGGCTTTGGTAAACTCCACTTCATTTTGTAAGCCACGCTTTTTAAGAGAGGTGGCGGCATTAAATTCTTTTTGTTTTACACGTAACAGAGCATTGGCACGATCAAGTTGGATATCTAAATCCCCTTTGTCGATAGTGGCAATAATTTGTCCTCGTTTAACCGAAGCGCCTTTACGCACTTGTAAACGCTCAATAGTGCCCGCTAACTCTGCACTGAGCTCCACATCGCGATTGGGGGCCGTTCTGCCATAAAGATCGATTTTTCTGGCAACCGGTTGAGCATCAAAGTCAGTAACAACGACTTTGGCTAACGGGACATGGCGTTCTTGTTGGGGGGGTGGGGATAAGGAGGGTTCAGATTGCAGAGCGCCGACTAAAAGCCAAGCGCCAAGGGCTGCAAACAAAATAAGCGATATAATCCAAGGGCGCTGGGCAAAGAGTTGCCCTGTCCTTTTTAATGGCATAATTAAATCCTTTTAATTAGCTAGGGGCTGTGGCCTTATGGCCTTACTACTAACGGCATATCCTTGCCTAAATCAGCCTAACGTAAATTGCCTCGAGTATCTGAGGCTAGGATCACATGCTAAAGGATCACACGCTAAATGAAGCACCACAACCACAAGTCGTCGTGGCATTAGGGTTGTTTATAAAGAAACGCGCTCCCTCTAGACCTTCCGTATAATCTACCGTACCGCCAATCAAGTATTGTAAAGACATAGGGTCAACCACTAGAGTCACTTCATCTTTAACTATCACAGCGTCTCCTTCGTTGACTTTTTCATCAAAGGTAAAACCATACTGGAAACCACTACAACCACCACCAGTAATATACACTCGCAATTTAAGTTCTGGGTTTTCTTCCTCTGTAATTAATACTTTTACGCGTGCTGCTGCTGCGTCAGAAAAATTCAAAGGGACATTAAGTTCGCTCACCGAGACCTCTCTTTATTCGATGTTGTCACTGAAAGTGACTGTGTTGGTTTGGCGATTATCTAATACCTGAGCAAAGTGTTCAAGTATTGTAATCTTTATCCTCAATGTAATAGTGAGACACAAGCGTTAGACTTGTGCACAATATTTATTACAATGCTGTCACTCTCAAAAATGCTATTCGAACAGCAAGGACAATTAATGAGCAAATCAGAAGCACTCTATCAGCAAGCCCAAACCATTATACCAGGTGGGGTTAACTCACCAGTACGAGCCTTCAATGGTGTCGGCGGTTCTCCCCTATTTATTGAGCGCGCTGATGGCTCTCGCATTTATGATGCTGATGACAAAGCCTACATCGACTATGTGGGCTCTTGGGGACCGATGATCTTAGGTCACAATAACCCTGTGATTCGTGATGCAGTGGTAGAAGCGGCGCAACGAGGCTTAAGCTTTGGCGCACCTACTGAACTAGAAATCAATATGGCAAAACTGGTCTCGTCGCTGGTTCCTTCTATGGAGCAACTGCGTATGGTGAGCTCAGGTACAGAAGCGACGATGAGTGCTATTCGCTTAGCTCGTGGTTATACCGGTCGTGATAAAATCATGAAGTTTGAAGGTTGCTACCATGGGCATGCCGATAGCTTATTAGTAAAAGCCGGCTCCGGTGCACTCACATTAGGCCAACCTAGCTCCCCTGGTGTCCCAGAGGATTTTGCAAAACACACTCTTACTGCCACTTTTAACGATCTTGACTCTGTTCAAGCTCTGTTTGATGCAAATCCACAACAAATCGCTTGTATTATTGTTGAGCCAGTCGCCGGTAACATGAACTGTATTCCGCCAATGGACGGTTTCCACCAAGGCTTAAGAGAGATTTGTGATAACAATGGCGCTTTGCTGATCTTTGATGAAGTAATGACAGGTTTCCGTGTGGCTTTAGGTTGTGCCCAAGCCCATTACAACATCACGCCGGATCTTACCACGCTAGGTAAAGTCATCGGTGGTGGTATGCCTGTTGGTGCTTTTGGTGGCCGTAAAGAAGTCATGCAACATATCGCACCTACTGGACCGGTATATCAAGCAGGAACGTTATCTGGTAACCCTATTGCCATGGCCGCCGGTTTTGCTTGTCTCACTCAACTTGCCCAAGCGGGTAATGAAGAGCGCCTAAACGAAATTACCGCCAAGCTTGCACAAGGCTTTAAAGCCTGCGCTGATCAACACGGCATTCCGTTATATGTCAGCCAAGTAGGTGGTATGTTTGGCTTTTTCTTCACTGAGCAAAAACAAGTCACTTGCTACGAAGAAGTGGCTAAGTGCGATGTGGAACGCTTCAAGCGTTTCTTCCACCTAATGTTAGAAGAAGGTGTTTATCTTGCGCCATCTGCATTTGAAGCCAGCTTCACGTCTCTGTCTCATACCGATGAAGACATAGCGCAAACTCTGGCGGCAGCTGATCGCTGTTTTGCTGCCTTAGCGAAATAAATTCCATAACATTATGTGATAAGGAGCCATTGGCTCCTTTTTTATTTCTAGCGCTTCAAGTTTCATAACGCTATGATTTATCATTACAAAAAAACGAGTCCGCTAAAAGTGCCTAAAAAAATCCTACTCACATCCAGCCAATGGCTGTTAATTATAGCCTTACTGGTTTGCGCTTACGCCTGTTTTACTCTAATCGAACCCTACATAAACTCGATCGTCATGGCCTTTATTATCTCCTTACTCATATTTCCTATACATGACTATCTCGATAATAAAATGCCCAACATGAGAAACACTTCTGCGTTGTTGTCGTGCATTATTCTCACTTTTATTATTGTGATTCCATTGCTGTTTGTGTTCACCGCCATTATTCAGCAGGGATCTTCATTTTCGCAGAGCGTATATCACTGGGTGACAGAAGGAGGTGTCCAAGAACTGTTTACCCAGCCATATGTGGTAAAA from Vibrio rarus includes the following:
- a CDS encoding magnesium transporter; this encodes MTVMNTTLAHDINTFSREEICAATSAFWEYEEKQQVRLLKVMPIEEAVAILNQCSVAFVQHIIAELEVIGEDVRARHFAHQLGFIRSEAEPHKGYLSTGVLAHVQQRIGWIIGLALMGIVSGLIIASYEDTLSQLVLLAIYMPVIAAAGGNTGTQSATLVIRALATGELKKRQWLSVLWKESRVALCIGLVIALVMVGRILLFSEGVSTAGYDLNMIALAIAVALFIQISISTTLGGVLPIIARAFKLDPAVLVSPVLASIVDISGMWIYFNVVNYFLDIA
- a CDS encoding peptidoglycan DD-metalloendopeptidase family protein, with the protein product MLTIFHHLPLLHRALICCFSAIIIIAVFLLPDPRSLRTKESLYEVGRIYPIAMNPDSLSSPKREQHNAIMRWETHKVRSGESASVLFSRLGLSPRLLHTMVTSDEAINKQLSRLRPNDELVFGYDDQNNLIQLQRQISAYETFKAVKDGDKFKAVTHKKEVNVQLNYAEASISSSFWNAAIDAQLTPNQIMSVAGIFGWDIDFALDIRPNDSFKLLFEEKIVEGEFVGYGRILAAQFTNQGDSFTAILDDESGNYYDEKGRAMKKAFLRSPVDFRRVTSNFNPNRRHPVTGKIRAHRGTDYAAPVGTPIYAAGDGVVLKSGYNQFNGNYVFIKHSNIYITKYLHLQKRRVKGGQRVKQGQTIGTLGGTGRVTGPHLHYEFLVNGVHKNARTVKLPEAKSLSGNKKKTFMTLASQRLDELKRYQHLLTASIN
- the dacB gene encoding serine-type D-Ala-D-Ala carboxypeptidase encodes the protein MRAFILLLTCVTFIASASIITPYEILPQGHLSSVIVTHDSEVKVSTNAQQLFPPASTLKLITALAAKLHWKNGHQFSTQLFKQGSDYSLRFSGDPSLKRSDLEVLLSELKGHTIAGNLYLDGSLFTGYDRGVGWPWDVLGVCYAAPASALTLDGNCVQASISTLKDGTTSVFVPKHQPIIVKNQVKTVSKEEKERSYCNLDLVTSPNNSYTLSGCLTYRNTPLPLKFAVQSPSLYLKKNVADILKRQGTKVQGKIMLGQTDQQAVLLAQHHSAPLNQLLEFMLHKSDNLYADNITKQLGADLYGKKGSFKSGTSAITEILLKQTGIDLSNGILEDGSGLSRNNRISPHTMMDVLQYIKDHDKQLHLISLLATSGVDGTLKHRPSMRISPIKGQIKAKSGSLFGSHNMVGYVYDKQGNIQYTFVQYVTNYHPKSTKKGAEPAITRFEKAFYQSMIEPKITP
- the tyrS gene encoding tyrosine--tRNA ligase, translating into MASFEAALAEIKRGVEELIPEAELIAKLKEGRPLRIKLGADPTAPDIHLGHTVILNKLRTFQDLGHDVTFLIGDFTGMVGDPTGKNTTRPPLTREDVLRNAETYKEQVFKILDPAKTKIAFNSKWLGDLGAEGMLRLASNQTVARMLERDDFKKRYAGGQPIAIHEFMYPLLQGYDSVAMETDVELGGTDQKFNLLMGRELQKAHGQKPQSVLMMPLLVGLDGEKKMSKSSHNYIGVSDVPTEMFGKIMSISDVLMWSYYELLSFRPLAEIEQFKADVENGTNPRDIKILLAKEIIARFHSPADAEAAEQEFINRFQKGAIPDEMPEFEFEVGRPVSNLMKEAGLCASSSEAMRMVKQGAAKIDGEKITDSKFVPQAGTFVFQVGKRKFARLTFK
- a CDS encoding porin, yielding MNKKIIALAVAAAACATQASAVELYNQDGSTFSIGGHVAISAKGNSDVGGTDLISNSPRINFNATQDLGNGFTADAKGEWSLNYLDGGENSFTTRLGYIGVSHDVYGRAVAGTQWAPYYDVAGVTDMPIAFANDFLYDNHGALGTGRAENMVSYRNDFQLNDNLSIFGGLGLQDGATAGFDNRGQVAIGVNFADFMVGYAYTAGDRTDGLTSKEDATSHALSAKYGSYGDGVYVAGVYTINEYMNGTTNYNTNASTADVLDDSNGMEFIVAYAFANSLNLSINYETLQSNDKKVVDGTVYSQMAFQAEYNITPTFVGFAGYQLDLGSDLNKEENDMWNLGVRYYL